The following proteins are co-located in the Manihot esculenta cultivar AM560-2 chromosome 9, M.esculenta_v8, whole genome shotgun sequence genome:
- the LOC110622088 gene encoding uncharacterized protein LOC110622088 isoform X3: MYCSRCNGLLLEGFLQIVMYGKSLQQEGVGGHLSSNRPGASENQNDGESNIMNGCQDEIQDPSVHPWGGLTTTRDGSLTLLTCYINLKSLKGLQNVFDSARARERERELLYPDACGGGGRGWISQGMASYGRGHGIRETCALHTARLSCDTLVDFWSALGEETRQSLLRMKEEDFIERLMYRFDSKRFCRDCRRNVIREFKELKELKRMRREPRCTSWFCVADTAFQYEVSDDKIQADWHQTFADTVGSYHHFEWAVGTGEGKSDILEFENVGMNGSVQVNGLDLGGLTACFITLRAWKLDGRCTELSVKAHALRGQQCVHCRLVVGDGFVTITRGESIRSFFEHAEEAEEEEVVQDDDSMDKDGNELDGECSRPQKHAKSPELAREFLLDAATVIFKEQVEKAFREGTARQNAHSIFVCLALKLLEERVHVACKEIITLEKQMKLLEEEEKEKREEEERKERRRTKEREKKLRRKERLKGKERDKEKKCSESNNSLEVSKDETSASIDEEANNDVSCRDSVSETGDICLSRPESPDVQEKCSNGYASSEMQNNSCGSPDGGVTNVKDGTGSFMIEQSKFSYRRLKFRKEVPIEPSLKRSDRRRFAIVSENGATVNRSESRHYGDNFETPPRGVTGLNRQSRINRQKSNGRNCGLKFNEKFHCLNNRMDDRYDFHSCSCHQNNEYRVKVEPHVSAVRIGRDSKFGKSASTMEASKKFYCGNKYGQINYMREGCVRAKSKSFTANNSSSRDLLHPKKVWEPTESHKKYAWSNSDSDVTLRSATLKVEELESDNSLFKTPDDECSGEVTGNFGEIDEEEHNMGESGRSNLRINKGCLNGHSVEVKAPCYSTKTSYEEISSCRPQNSGSSGTSDPSIGSISNSDNCSSCLSEVDSNTASSNQGNLESSSTSDSEDTCQQSEVRESSLCQNGFPNSHKVAMEKKQIMNGGGEFGSRELFGLPADGLRMNALGNLPTKTVQLQNTDTRIGLQHQGMFPPMQNHNLQFPVFQSPSMNYYHQNPVAWPAAPPNGLMPFPHANHYLYAGPLSYGLNRNSQLHMQYSPVQHLATPIFHPGPVPVYQPVGKTNGLNSEEQTKMYAGQETLTEARTDKKESARSCSTEVLPSGAVGKVDNSSKLHVSNTSFSLFHFDGPVALSTGCKPDHEPSKDEIVGDLSSKFSTDQVDNDPGCNKKDTTMEEYNLFAASNGIRFSFF; the protein is encoded by the exons ATGTACTGTTCTAGATGCAATGGACTATTACTTGAAGGTTTCTTGCAGATTGTTATGTATGGCAAGTCTCTGCAGCAGGAAGGGGTAGGTGGTCACCTTTCTTCCAACAGACCAGGAGCCTCAGAAAATCAGAATGATGGAGAATCAAATATAATGAATGGGTGCCAAGATGAAATTCAAGATCCATCTGTCCATCCCTGGGGGGGTCTGACCACTACACGCGATGGCTCTTTGACACTTTTGACTTGCTATATAAATTTGAAGTCTCTTAAGGGTCTCCAGAAT GTTTTTGACAGTGCACGAGCAAGAGAACGGGAGAGGGAATTGCTCTATCCTGATGCCTGTGGTGGAGGAGGTCGGGGTTGGATAAGCCAAGGAATGGCAAGCTATGGTAGAGGACATGGAATAAGAGAAACATGTGCATTACATACTGCCAGGCTTTCTTGTGACACATTAGTGGATTTCTGGTCAGCACTAGGAGAAGAGACTCGACAGTCTCTTTTAAGGATGAAGGAAGAGGATTTTATTGAAAGGCTCATGTAcag GTTTGACAGCAAAAGATTTTGTAGAGATTGTAGAAGGAATGTTATTCGTGAATtcaaggagctaaaggagctcAAGCGCATGCGGCGAGAACCTCGCTGCACCAGTTGGTTTTGTGTTGCAGATACAGCTTTCCAATATGAG GTGTCTGATGACAAAATCCAGGCTGATTGGCACCAAACTTTTGCCGATACTGTTGGATCATATCATCACTTTGAATGGGCAGTTGGAACTGGAGAAGGAAAATCTGACATTCTAGAATTTGAAAATGTAGGCATGAATGGGAGTGTTCAAGTTAATGGCCTAGATCTTGGTGGTTTAACTGCATGTTTTATCACTTTGAGGGCTTGGAAACTAGATGGCCGCTGTACTGAGCTTTCTGTAAAGGCTCATGCATTAAGGGGTCAACAATGCGTCCACTGCAGGCTTGTTGTAGGTGATGGTTTTGTTACTATTACTAGGGGGGAAAGCATCAGAAGTTTTTTTGAACACGCCGAAGAGGCTGAGGAAGAAGAGGTAGTTCAG GATGATGACTCCATGGACAAGGATGGGAATGAGCTGGATGGAGAATGCTCCCGTCCCCAAAAGCATGCGAAGAGTCCTGAACTTGCTCGAGAATTTCTTCTAGATGCTGCAACAGTTATTTTCAAGGAGCAG GTTGAAAAGGCTTTCAGAGAAGGAACTGCACGTCAAAATGCTCATAGTATCTTTGTTTGCCTTGCACTTAAACTGCTGGAGGAGCGAGTTCATGTGGCATGCAAAGAAATTATTACATTGGAAAAGCAG ATGAAACTTcttgaagaagaggaaaaggaaaagcgtgaagaagaagaacgcaaagagagaagaagaactaaagagagagagaaaaagctTCGAAGAAAGGAGAGATTAAAAGGGAAGGAAAGGGATAAAGAAAAGAAGTGCTCTGAATCAAATAATTCTCTTGAAGTCTCAAAGGATGAAACATCAGCAAGCATTGATGAGGAAGCTAATAATGATGTCAGCTGTAGGGATTCAGTTAGTGAAACTGGTGACATTTGTCTATCCAGGCCTGAATCTCCTGATGTTCAAGAAAAATGCTCAAATGGGTATGCCAGTTCGGAAATGCAAAACAACTCCTGTGGTAGTCCTGATGGAGGAGTCACTAATGTGAAAGATGGGACTGGCTCTTTTATGATTGAACAATCAAAATTTTCTTATCGAAGATTGAAATTTCGGAAAGAAGTCCCCATTGAGCCCTCTTTGAAGCGGTCTGATAGGCGTCGATTTGCAATTGTTTCAGAAAATGGGGCTACGGTTAATAGATCTGAGTCGAGACACTATGGTGACAATTTTGAGACTCCTCCAAGGGGTGTCACCGGATTGAATAGGCAGTCGAGGATAAACAGACAGAAGTCTAATGGTCGAAATTGTGGCCTTAAGTTTAATGAGAAGTTTCATTGTCTTAACAACAGGATGGATGACAGATATGACTTTCATTCTTGCAGCTGTCATCAAAACAATGAATACAGGGTGAAAGTTGAACCACATGTTTCTGCAGTAAGAATTGGCCGAGATAGCAAATTTGGTAAGTCAGCATCTACAATGGAAGCGTCCAAGAAATTTTATTGTGGGAACAAGTATGGGCAAATAAATTACATGCGTGAAGGTTGTGTAAGAGCCAAAAGCAAAAGCTTCACAGCAAACAATTCTTCTAGCAGAGATTTGCTTCATCCTAAGAAAGTTTGGGAACCTACAGAATCACACAAAAAGTATGCTTGGAGCAACTCAGACAGTGATGTTACCTTGAGGTCAGCTACTTTAAAGGTTGAAGAATTAGAATCTGATAATAGCTTATTCAAAACGCCTGATGATGAGTGTTCTGGTGAAGTTACTGGAAATTTTGGTGAAATTGATGAGGAGGAGCATAATATGGGGGAATCAGGAAGATCTAACCTCAGAATCAATAAAGGCTGCCTGAATGGACACAGCGTGGAAGTAAAGGCGCCTTGCTACTCAACAAAAACTTCTTATGAGGAAATCAGTTCTTGCCGTCCACAGAACTCTGGCTCAAGTGGGACTTCTGATCCTAGCATAGGTAGCATTTCAAATTCAGATAACTGTTCATCAtgcctcagtgaggtagatAGCAATACAGCCTCTTCGAACCAAGGAAATCTGGAATCTTCGTCCACTTCAGATTCAGAAGATACGTGTCAACAATCAGAAGTAAGAGAATCCTCACTATGTCAAAATGGTTTCCCCAATTCTCATAAGGTGGCCATGGAGAAAAAACAAATTATGAATGGAGGGGGGGAATTTGGAAGCAGGGAATTGTTTGGGCTTCCAGCAGATGGTCTGAGAATGAATGCGTTGGGAAATCTGCCCACAAAAACCGTGCAACTGCAAAATACTGATACTAGAATAGGCTTGCAACATCAAGGCATGTTTCCACCTATGCAAAACCATAATTTACAATTTCCAGTCTTTCAATCTCCTTCAATGAATTACTACCATCAAAATCCTGTTGCTTGGCCGGCTGCTCCACCAAATGGATTAATGCCCTTTCCCCACGCTAACCACTACCTATATGCTGGCCCTCTTAGCTATGGTTTAAACAGAAACTCACAGTTACATATGCAGTATAGTCCTGTGCAGCATTTGGCGACACCCATTTTTCATCCTGGGCCAGTGCCAGTTTATCAGCCAGTTGGCAAAACAAATGGCTTGAACTCAGAAGAGCAAACGAAGATGTATGCAGGGCAGGAAACTTTAACTGAAGCCAGGACAGACAAGAAGGAATCAGCCAGATCATGTTCAACAGAAGTTCTGCCAAGTGGAGCAGTTGGAAAAGTTGATAATTCTTCTAAGTTGCATGTCAGTAACACCAGCTTTTCCTTGTTCCATTTTGATGGGCCTGTAGCTCTATCAACAGGATGTAAACCAGATCATGAGCCTTCAAAAGATGAAATTGTTGGAGATCTTTCTTCGAAATTTTCGACAGATCAAGTTGATAATGATCCTGGTTGCAATAAGAAAGACACTACTATGGAAGAATACAATTTGTTTGCAGCAAGCAATGGCATAAGATTTTCGTTCTTCTAG